In Phycisphaerae bacterium, one DNA window encodes the following:
- a CDS encoding DUF4838 domain-containing protein, whose protein sequence is MRRLEGSGMRAIDPGSHGQTEQWFRRASFLLLLGRVRNCIGALSAAVCGFGLLCASAHDAHDGGERRDSDEISLVEDGQSRYRIVIAADATLPVTFAAEELQKYLAQISGAQLPVLTGASADLTICVGPDGTPPEEAYTLRSDLKDRGDDGYVMGTSGRWIVLAGNSPRATLYAVYHFLEEYLGCGWCVPGDDTVPRQATIRIPQFHDAIGPPAFSMRKIVHFVDPDADCAVTQAYGPDYIRKCVLPRIDWMAKNRFNWVHPGANGPHIWERDRLRDVLVPEVVKRGLHLEVGGHTFNTWLAPDLYAKDHPDYWTGGYVCLSHPDVAPLMAENMNKWLDENPEADVVDLWHNDGGGFCHCPKCTPVEPGADDDEARAAYTKTYIHFANQVASLVARKHPEVLVNFLAYSHVTDCPAGAERLADNVLVGLCLFPRPAQRTMRPLETSPQDLDRNLRSQIPAWQKLSKHFYIYEYYTMSDWHEAWKMVKFWSIVSMMREDIGFFRRLGVAGLSSDLWDADWCPLNMYAFGRLSWNPDLTTDQIIADYCRRYYGRAYEPMIAYWTLLEEGLRESWNTDAPVNWRDQQRVAMIEKALSQAEDARIRYRIHSTLAKHRPHWPE, encoded by the coding sequence ATGCGACGATTGGAGGGTTCCGGAATGCGGGCGATCGATCCTGGGAGCCACGGACAAACCGAACAGTGGTTCAGGCGGGCCTCGTTTCTCCTCTTGCTTGGCAGAGTCCGGAACTGCATTGGCGCTCTTTCCGCCGCGGTCTGCGGCTTTGGCCTGCTGTGCGCATCGGCGCACGACGCCCACGATGGCGGCGAACGGCGGGATTCGGACGAGATCAGTCTGGTGGAAGACGGGCAGAGCCGTTACCGGATCGTCATTGCGGCCGATGCGACGCTGCCGGTGACATTCGCCGCGGAGGAGTTGCAGAAATACCTGGCGCAGATCAGCGGGGCGCAGTTGCCGGTGTTGACCGGCGCTTCAGCCGACCTGACGATCTGCGTGGGACCGGACGGCACGCCGCCCGAGGAGGCGTACACGCTGCGGTCGGACCTGAAAGACCGCGGAGACGACGGCTACGTGATGGGCACGTCCGGGCGGTGGATCGTGCTGGCGGGCAATTCGCCGCGGGCGACATTGTATGCGGTCTATCATTTCCTGGAGGAGTATCTGGGTTGCGGATGGTGCGTGCCCGGGGATGACACCGTTCCGAGGCAGGCGACGATCCGCATACCTCAGTTTCACGATGCCATCGGGCCGCCGGCTTTCTCGATGCGCAAGATCGTACACTTTGTCGATCCTGACGCCGATTGCGCGGTGACCCAGGCGTACGGTCCCGATTACATCCGGAAGTGCGTTCTGCCGCGGATCGACTGGATGGCGAAGAATCGATTCAACTGGGTCCATCCGGGCGCCAACGGACCGCACATCTGGGAGCGGGACCGGTTGCGGGACGTCCTGGTTCCCGAGGTGGTGAAGCGAGGGCTGCATCTGGAGGTGGGCGGTCATACCTTCAATACGTGGCTTGCGCCCGATCTGTACGCGAAGGATCATCCGGATTACTGGACGGGCGGTTATGTCTGCCTGTCCCACCCGGACGTGGCGCCACTGATGGCCGAGAACATGAACAAATGGCTCGATGAGAACCCGGAGGCGGACGTGGTCGATCTCTGGCACAACGACGGCGGCGGGTTCTGTCACTGTCCCAAGTGCACTCCGGTGGAACCGGGCGCCGACGACGACGAGGCTCGAGCCGCCTATACGAAGACGTATATTCACTTTGCCAATCAGGTGGCGTCGCTGGTGGCCCGGAAGCACCCGGAGGTTCTGGTGAACTTCCTGGCTTATTCGCACGTGACGGACTGCCCGGCCGGGGCGGAACGGCTCGCGGACAACGTCCTGGTCGGTCTCTGCCTGTTTCCCCGCCCCGCGCAGCGAACGATGCGCCCGCTGGAGACTTCGCCTCAGGACCTGGACCGCAACCTGCGGTCGCAGATCCCCGCCTGGCAGAAGCTCTCGAAGCATTTCTACATTTACGAGTATTACACGATGAGCGACTGGCACGAAGCCTGGAAGATGGTGAAGTTCTGGTCGATCGTGTCGATGATGCGGGAGGACATCGGGTTTTTCCGGCGGCTTGGCGTGGCGGGACTGTCGTCCGACCTCTGGGACGCGGACTGGTGTCCGCTCAACATGTACGCCTTCGGCCGACTGTCCTGGAATCCGGATCTGACAACCGACCAGATCATCGCGGACTACTGCCGCCGTTACTACGGCAGGGCCTATGAGCCGATGATCGCCTACTGGACGCTCCTCGAAGAAGGACTGCGCGAGTCGTGGAACACAGATGCGCCGGTCAATTGGCGGGATCAGCAACGAGTGGCCATGATCGAGAAGGCCCTGTCGCAGGCGGAAGACGCGAGGATTAGGTACCGCATCCAC